Proteins encoded by one window of Halosolutus amylolyticus:
- a CDS encoding class I adenylate-forming enzyme family protein, which produces MNFVSYVCLRSQGHPSAVAVRSGSESWTYGELLDDVRTAANVLADHGVEDGSRVGLMLHNRYEFVVGTLATLARRAIVVPINPDYKRHELGHILGQSTPEVVLGTASAYEHAADELPVGTDWFDVGDRNSDRTGFWDAMATAADEYRIPKTLDSKRAFLLYTSGTTGQPKGVVHTHDNFIAVSDACAISYEVTPGDGFLAAMPMYHCTGMSVLGTTLKYGGELVLVSEWDPERTLRAIDEYDVNVFSGVPTMYQDWLNVDDGIDTGSMHTAVIGGAGTTAELIRRSEALLDCPVLNGYGMTESFIAGIWERRNDERRLPSVGRTTDRLVEVRVVDPDSGDDQPPGEPGELLIRGRPMMEEYFDEPEKTAAAFDDDGWFHTGDWARIDADDYLYIVDRMDYTILCGGHNVYPQEIEGVIESLDGVDSAVVVGREDDRKGAKPIALVTDNGDPPSADEIKTYCLENLAPYKHPREVQFVDELPRNDVGKVDRDASANLLPSSRS; this is translated from the coding sequence ATGAATTTCGTTAGCTACGTGTGCCTCCGTTCCCAGGGGCACCCGTCGGCGGTAGCCGTCCGTTCCGGATCGGAGTCCTGGACGTACGGTGAACTGCTGGACGACGTTCGGACGGCCGCCAACGTACTCGCGGACCACGGTGTCGAGGACGGGTCCCGGGTCGGACTCATGCTCCACAACCGGTACGAGTTCGTCGTCGGAACGCTCGCGACGCTCGCCAGACGGGCGATCGTTGTCCCGATCAATCCCGACTACAAGCGACACGAACTCGGTCACATTCTCGGACAGTCCACACCCGAGGTCGTTCTCGGCACCGCGAGCGCGTACGAACACGCGGCCGACGAACTCCCGGTCGGAACCGACTGGTTCGACGTCGGCGATCGGAACTCCGATCGGACGGGGTTCTGGGACGCAATGGCCACAGCCGCCGACGAGTATCGGATCCCGAAGACGCTCGATTCCAAACGCGCGTTCCTGCTGTACACGTCGGGAACGACGGGGCAGCCGAAAGGCGTGGTTCACACCCACGACAATTTCATCGCGGTCTCGGACGCGTGTGCGATCTCCTACGAGGTGACCCCGGGGGACGGCTTCCTCGCCGCGATGCCGATGTATCACTGTACCGGGATGAGCGTTCTCGGAACGACCTTGAAGTACGGTGGCGAGCTGGTCCTCGTCTCCGAGTGGGACCCCGAACGAACCCTCCGTGCGATCGACGAGTACGACGTGAACGTCTTCTCGGGCGTCCCGACCATGTACCAGGACTGGCTGAACGTCGACGACGGGATCGATACCGGGTCGATGCACACGGCGGTCATCGGCGGCGCGGGAACGACGGCGGAACTCATTCGTCGCTCGGAAGCGTTGCTCGATTGCCCCGTACTGAACGGATACGGGATGACCGAGAGCTTCATCGCCGGCATCTGGGAGCGACGGAACGACGAACGGCGACTGCCCAGCGTCGGCCGAACCACGGACAGGCTCGTCGAGGTCAGGGTCGTCGATCCCGACTCCGGGGACGACCAGCCGCCGGGCGAACCGGGCGAACTCCTCATCCGCGGACGCCCGATGATGGAGGAGTACTTCGACGAACCCGAGAAGACTGCCGCCGCGTTCGACGACGACGGCTGGTTCCATACCGGCGACTGGGCCCGGATCGACGCCGACGACTACCTGTACATCGTCGATCGCATGGATTACACGATCCTCTGTGGCGGCCACAACGTGTATCCACAGGAAATCGAGGGGGTGATCGAGTCGCTCGACGGCGTCGACAGCGCCGTCGTCGTCGGCCGGGAGGACGACCGAAAGGGGGCGAAACCGATCGCGCTCGTCACGGACAACGGCGATCCCCCGAGTGCCGACGAGATCAAGACCTACTGTCTCGAAAACCTGGCACCGTACAAACACCCGCGCGAAGTACAGTTCGTCGACGAACTCCCGCGCAACGACGTCGGGAAAGTCGATCGAGACGCGTCGGCGAACCTGCTCCCGTCGAGTCGCTCGTGA
- a CDS encoding ArsA family ATPase, with product MTDCIFYGGKGGVGKTTCAAATGLRLADEGRDTLVVSTDPAHSLADSFGTAIGPEPTAIDGVSGETDADRGAGESGSLWAVEIDPETRTERYETLARALAADLRSAGIRLDEAEVERIFAAGAPAGSDELAALDLLVEYVDSGAWDVVVFDTAPTGHTLRLFDTPEVMGLALETTRSLRGQVRRIGTAARSAVLGPMSVMTGPDRDEDDLVRFQDRLERAREILRDPERTAFRVVTHPERMAIAETERLVDRLREAEIPIDRLVVNRVFEDPTEGCSRCRSRRERHERRVGEIRATVPDLAVTIVPELADEVQGREALAAIADRLPP from the coding sequence GTGACCGACTGCATCTTCTACGGCGGGAAAGGCGGCGTCGGGAAAACGACCTGCGCGGCGGCGACCGGACTCCGACTCGCCGACGAGGGTCGGGATACCCTCGTCGTCTCGACCGATCCGGCCCACTCCCTGGCAGACTCGTTCGGGACCGCGATCGGGCCGGAGCCGACGGCGATCGACGGTGTTAGCGGCGAAACCGACGCCGATCGCGGAGCCGGCGAATCGGGGAGCCTGTGGGCCGTCGAGATCGACCCCGAGACCCGTACGGAGCGATACGAAACGCTGGCGCGAGCGCTCGCAGCCGATCTGCGCAGTGCGGGCATCAGGCTCGACGAGGCAGAGGTCGAACGGATCTTCGCCGCGGGTGCGCCCGCAGGGAGCGACGAACTCGCGGCCCTCGACTTGCTCGTGGAGTACGTCGACTCGGGCGCATGGGACGTCGTCGTCTTCGACACCGCGCCGACGGGCCACACGCTCCGGCTGTTCGACACCCCCGAGGTGATGGGGCTTGCGCTCGAGACGACCCGATCGCTCCGCGGGCAGGTTCGCCGGATCGGCACGGCGGCCCGCAGCGCCGTCCTCGGCCCGATGTCCGTGATGACCGGCCCCGATCGCGACGAGGACGACCTCGTCCGATTCCAGGACCGCCTCGAGCGCGCCCGCGAAATCCTCCGCGATCCCGAGCGCACCGCGTTTCGCGTCGTCACCCATCCCGAACGGATGGCGATCGCCGAGACGGAGCGACTCGTCGACCGGCTCCGCGAGGCCGAGATCCCGATCGATCGCCTCGTCGTCAACCGGGTCTTCGAGGACCCGACGGAGGGCTGTTCGCGCTGTCGGTCCCGGCGGGAGCGTCACGAGCGCCGCGTCGGCGAGATCCGGGCGACCGTCCCCGATCTCGCGGTCACGATCGTGCCCGAACTCGCGGACGAGGTGCAGGGTCGCGAGGCGCTCGCGGCGATCGCCGATCGGCTCCCCCCATGA
- a CDS encoding ABC transporter permease, with the protein MRNREVAEIWTFRAIYAAMFAVMLAPLAIVVSTSFSNAGYIAFPPDELSMRWYGEFASDTEWLRAIENSLIIGVGTMIFSLFLGTTAAFAIQGTNSRWADYVVPIVLLPLLIPAVVIAVALLMFLSRFDLQQSYAGIILAHSLWATPLVFFIMQAVFSRFDWELKDAAMDLGAGPTRTFAEVILPGVKHGIVASALVAFVISFQEFIMALFLSGYATQTIPVLAWVTLRQVLNPLISVVSTLMIAAVIVLLIPASLALGFERLSKQL; encoded by the coding sequence ATGCGTAACAGAGAAGTCGCCGAAATCTGGACGTTCAGGGCCATTTACGCGGCCATGTTCGCAGTGATGCTGGCTCCGCTGGCGATCGTCGTCAGCACGTCGTTCTCGAACGCCGGTTACATCGCGTTCCCACCGGACGAGCTCTCGATGCGCTGGTACGGCGAGTTCGCGTCCGACACGGAGTGGCTCCGGGCGATCGAGAACAGCCTCATCATCGGCGTCGGCACGATGATCTTCTCGCTGTTCCTGGGAACGACCGCGGCGTTCGCGATCCAGGGGACGAACAGCCGGTGGGCCGACTACGTCGTGCCGATCGTCCTCCTGCCCCTGTTGATCCCGGCAGTCGTGATCGCGGTCGCCTTGCTGATGTTCCTCAGCCGATTCGACCTGCAACAGTCGTACGCGGGGATCATCCTCGCCCACTCGCTGTGGGCAACGCCGCTCGTGTTTTTCATCATGCAGGCGGTGTTCTCGCGGTTCGACTGGGAACTCAAGGACGCGGCGATGGACCTCGGAGCGGGCCCGACCCGGACGTTCGCCGAGGTGATTCTGCCGGGCGTGAAACACGGCATCGTGGCGTCGGCGCTCGTCGCGTTCGTCATCAGCTTCCAGGAGTTCATCATGGCGCTGTTCCTCTCGGGCTATGCCACCCAGACGATCCCGGTGCTCGCGTGGGTCACCCTCCGACAGGTGCTGAACCCGCTGATCAGCGTCGTCTCCACCCTGATGATCGCCGCCGTCATCGTCCTGCTGATCCCCGCGAGCCTCGCGCTCGGGTTCGAACGGCTCTCGAAACAGCTCTGA
- a CDS encoding thiamine pyrophosphate-binding protein, with amino-acid sequence MTDDSYTGSDLFVDALTEYGVTHVFGNPGTTELPLMRSIGDADLEYVLGLHEDVAVGMAAGYASTRRYHAHHEDVMPVGVVNLHVAPGLAHGLGNVQNAAWSGAPLVVTAGAHSTDFQHEEPILSGDLADMADEYTKWSAEVQDVSALPTMLRRAFRVALTPPTGPVFLGLPMDVMMAETDGSPERLGSIPTAGRGDPDQLEAAARALETADEPVLVLGDHVARSGIDSIEAATALAEATGAAVYSEMLTCEINYPPEHDQWVSFVSPGADMARDVFDTDTLVFVGCSTNTPYIPYDEEYVPGDATCIHVNADAWEVGKNHPADVAVLGDPGDVMTELASIVDVPAAERERRQKAIPARCEAAREWLFAERDDRSDGSISKAALADALCEVVPEGYVVNESNTSKYPLITRWSLGPEQFISNKNGGLGYGLPATVGAAVAMSQRDDDRPVVGFVGDGSYLYYPQAMYSAARYDLDLTVVVPDNRNYRILKDGMLTIYGGTDEDHEYVGMDFEPGVDLVANAESHGARGLGVSDRSELESTLADAVDDDGPVVVDVAIHD; translated from the coding sequence ATGACAGACGATAGCTACACAGGAAGCGACCTCTTCGTCGACGCACTGACCGAGTACGGCGTGACGCACGTGTTCGGAAACCCCGGAACGACCGAGTTGCCGCTCATGCGATCGATCGGCGACGCCGACCTCGAGTACGTCCTCGGGCTTCACGAGGACGTCGCGGTCGGGATGGCCGCCGGCTACGCGAGCACGCGCCGCTATCACGCCCACCACGAGGACGTGATGCCCGTCGGGGTCGTCAACCTCCACGTCGCCCCGGGACTCGCCCACGGCCTCGGAAACGTTCAGAACGCCGCGTGGTCCGGCGCGCCGCTCGTCGTGACCGCGGGCGCACACAGTACGGACTTCCAGCACGAGGAACCGATCCTCTCGGGCGACCTCGCGGACATGGCCGACGAGTACACGAAGTGGAGCGCCGAGGTGCAGGACGTCTCGGCGCTGCCGACGATGCTCCGACGGGCGTTCCGTGTCGCGCTCACGCCGCCGACCGGCCCCGTGTTTCTCGGCCTCCCGATGGACGTGATGATGGCCGAAACGGACGGCTCGCCCGAGCGCCTGGGTTCGATCCCGACCGCCGGGCGCGGGGATCCCGACCAGCTCGAGGCGGCCGCACGGGCGCTCGAAACGGCCGACGAGCCGGTACTCGTCCTGGGCGACCACGTCGCCCGATCGGGGATCGACTCGATCGAGGCGGCGACCGCCCTCGCCGAGGCGACCGGCGCGGCCGTCTACAGCGAGATGCTCACCTGCGAGATCAACTACCCGCCCGAGCACGACCAGTGGGTGTCGTTCGTCTCGCCCGGCGCGGACATGGCTCGCGACGTGTTCGATACGGACACGCTGGTGTTCGTCGGCTGTTCGACGAACACCCCCTACATCCCCTACGACGAGGAGTACGTGCCGGGCGACGCGACCTGCATTCACGTCAACGCCGACGCCTGGGAGGTCGGCAAGAACCATCCCGCGGACGTGGCCGTTCTGGGCGATCCCGGCGACGTGATGACCGAACTCGCGTCGATCGTCGACGTCCCGGCGGCGGAACGCGAGCGCCGGCAGAAGGCGATTCCCGCCCGGTGCGAGGCGGCGCGCGAGTGGCTGTTCGCCGAACGCGACGACCGGTCGGACGGGAGCATCTCCAAGGCTGCGCTCGCGGACGCATTGTGCGAGGTCGTCCCCGAGGGGTACGTCGTCAACGAGAGCAACACGAGCAAGTACCCGCTGATCACCCGGTGGTCGCTCGGACCCGAGCAGTTCATCTCGAACAAAAACGGTGGGCTCGGCTACGGGCTGCCGGCGACCGTCGGGGCCGCCGTCGCGATGTCACAGCGCGACGACGACCGGCCGGTCGTGGGCTTCGTCGGCGACGGCTCGTATCTCTACTACCCGCAGGCGATGTACAGTGCCGCCCGGTACGACCTCGATCTCACGGTCGTCGTCCCGGACAACCGGAACTACCGGATTCTCAAGGACGGTATGCTGACCATCTACGGCGGCACCGACGAGGACCACGAGTACGTCGGGATGGACTTCGAGCCTGGCGTCGACCTCGTGGCGAACGCCGAGAGCCACGGCGCCCGCGGGCTGGGCGTGAGCGATCGATCCGAACTCGAATCCACGCTCGCGGACGCGGTCGACGACGACGGCCCGGTCGTGGTCGACGTGGCGATCCACGACTGA
- a CDS encoding acyl-CoA dehydrogenase family protein, with product MRLTDNQRFIQRRVRDFAEQEIEPVAVEYERDGTFPWDIIDEAAEMDLLAPGFAEEHGGAEMDLVTELLVNEELHRADPGIAETVTAVTFGCESILEYGTDEQIEEYVVPATRGEKISAVGMTEPEAGSDFAHIQATAERDGDEYVLNGNKVFISNGSVADFVVVYARTSDPEKAHRGISTFVVEADADGFEATPMDGFLGPATTDLGQLFMNDVRVPADARLGPEGEGFYQAMAFLDEGRLNVAAASIGAARGALDLLTDYVSERRQFGEPIASNQSVRHRVADLRTRIEGARSFIYDTAREFENDGEFDTERAAMAKLMATTILEDVASEAVQLHGGYGCFDEYRVETFFRFSKIPQIYEGTNEMLREVIADATFE from the coding sequence ATGCGGTTGACTGACAACCAGCGGTTTATCCAGAGACGAGTCCGCGACTTCGCCGAGCAAGAGATCGAACCGGTCGCCGTCGAGTACGAACGCGACGGAACGTTCCCGTGGGACATCATCGACGAGGCGGCCGAGATGGATCTGCTCGCGCCCGGGTTCGCCGAAGAACACGGCGGTGCGGAGATGGATCTGGTCACCGAACTGCTCGTCAACGAGGAGCTCCACCGGGCCGATCCCGGTATCGCGGAGACGGTGACGGCGGTCACGTTCGGCTGTGAGTCGATACTCGAGTACGGAACCGACGAACAGATCGAGGAGTACGTCGTTCCCGCGACCCGCGGCGAGAAGATCAGCGCCGTCGGCATGACGGAACCGGAGGCGGGGTCCGACTTCGCACACATCCAGGCGACCGCCGAACGGGACGGCGACGAGTACGTCCTCAACGGCAACAAGGTGTTCATCTCGAACGGCAGCGTCGCGGATTTCGTCGTCGTCTACGCCAGGACGAGCGACCCCGAAAAGGCCCACCGCGGCATTTCGACGTTCGTCGTCGAGGCGGACGCGGACGGCTTCGAGGCGACGCCGATGGACGGCTTCCTCGGTCCGGCGACGACCGATCTCGGGCAGCTCTTCATGAACGACGTCCGGGTACCCGCCGACGCCCGTCTCGGGCCCGAGGGAGAGGGATTCTACCAGGCGATGGCGTTCCTCGACGAGGGCCGACTGAACGTGGCCGCCGCGTCGATCGGCGCGGCCCGCGGTGCGCTCGACCTGCTCACCGACTACGTCTCCGAGCGGCGCCAGTTCGGCGAACCGATCGCCTCGAACCAGTCCGTCCGGCACCGCGTCGCCGACCTTCGGACGCGGATCGAGGGCGCCCGATCGTTCATCTACGATACCGCCAGGGAATTCGAGAACGACGGGGAATTCGACACCGAGCGCGCCGCGATGGCGAAGCTCATGGCGACGACGATACTCGAGGACGTGGCCAGCGAAGCCGTACAGTTACACGGCGGGTACGGCTGTTTCGACGAGTACCGGGTCGAGACGTTCTTCCGGTTCTCGAAGATCCCACAGATCTACGAGGGAACGAACGAGATGCTGCGCGAGGTCATCGCCGACGCGACGTTCGAGTGA
- a CDS encoding aspartate aminotransferase family protein — translation MAASPPPEEIHLSQRPVLTDGPPGQRSRDLLARQADLEANTVTYPKSLPIAFERAKGATIEDVDGNVFLDFFGGIGVANVGHANPYVVDSVQEQVASLAHTIDFPTEARIEFMEALDAIAPGDLSGNCRIAFGGPTGTNAIEASIKLAKYNTGNDALVGFRGGYHGGTAGSLSLSAWSDYKSDYAPMLPDVVHLPYPYPFRQGTSPEDAVENALSEVRSVVEGSRSGIPDPAGIWVEPVQGSGGVVTPPDGFLSGLEAIARENDLLLVVDEIQTGMGRTGEWFGCDRHGVTPDAVTVGKAVGGIGLPLSATIYDDSLDTWGPSAHAGTFRGHVPAMVAGTRAMEYIREYDLLDRATVLGDYLQDRLREAGAGSPFLGEVRGRGLLVGAEFVDADGDPFPSFVADVQRYCLDRGVIVWTGGVEGSVLRLLPPLVLTDEQASAGMDVVADAIDATTAAYADP, via the coding sequence ATGGCAGCTAGCCCACCACCCGAGGAGATACACCTCTCACAGCGGCCGGTACTCACCGACGGGCCGCCGGGACAGCGATCGCGGGACCTGCTCGCCCGGCAGGCGGACCTCGAGGCGAACACCGTCACGTACCCGAAGTCCCTCCCGATCGCGTTCGAGCGGGCGAAGGGCGCGACGATCGAGGACGTCGACGGGAACGTCTTCCTCGATTTCTTCGGTGGAATCGGCGTCGCGAACGTGGGCCACGCGAACCCCTACGTCGTGGACAGCGTCCAGGAACAGGTCGCGTCGCTCGCGCACACGATCGACTTCCCGACCGAAGCCCGCATCGAGTTCATGGAAGCGCTCGATGCGATCGCTCCGGGAGACCTCTCCGGAAACTGCCGGATCGCCTTCGGCGGGCCGACGGGAACGAACGCGATCGAAGCCTCGATCAAACTCGCCAAGTACAATACCGGAAACGACGCGCTCGTGGGATTTCGCGGCGGCTACCACGGCGGAACAGCCGGCTCGCTCAGCCTCTCGGCGTGGTCGGACTACAAGAGCGACTACGCGCCGATGCTCCCCGACGTCGTCCACCTCCCGTACCCGTACCCGTTCCGGCAGGGGACGTCCCCGGAGGACGCTGTCGAGAACGCGCTGTCGGAAGTACGATCGGTCGTCGAGGGGAGCCGAAGCGGCATTCCGGATCCGGCGGGGATCTGGGTCGAACCGGTGCAGGGGTCGGGCGGCGTCGTCACGCCGCCGGACGGCTTCCTCTCGGGACTCGAAGCGATCGCCCGCGAGAACGACCTCCTGCTCGTCGTCGACGAGATCCAGACCGGTATGGGCCGGACCGGCGAGTGGTTCGGCTGCGACCGGCACGGCGTGACGCCCGACGCGGTGACCGTCGGCAAGGCAGTCGGTGGGATCGGCCTCCCTCTCTCGGCGACGATCTACGACGACTCCCTCGACACGTGGGGGCCGAGCGCCCACGCGGGGACGTTCCGGGGTCACGTCCCGGCGATGGTCGCGGGGACGCGCGCGATGGAGTACATCCGCGAGTACGACCTCCTCGATCGGGCGACCGTCCTCGGGGACTACCTCCAGGACCGACTTCGCGAGGCGGGGGCTGGGAGCCCGTTCCTGGGCGAGGTTCGCGGGCGGGGGCTCCTCGTGGGTGCCGAGTTCGTCGACGCCGACGGCGACCCGTTCCCGTCGTTCGTCGCGGACGTCCAGCGGTACTGCCTCGATCGCGGGGTGATCGTCTGGACCGGCGGCGTCGAGGGGAGCGTCCTCCGCCTGCTGCCGCCGCTCGTACTGACGGACGAACAGGCCAGCGCCGGGATGGACGTCGTCGCCGACGCGATCGACGCGACGACCGCGGCGTACGCCGATCCGTAG
- a CDS encoding LLM class flavin-dependent oxidoreductase, whose translation MRVGINISDLEYDRMRSYAEAAEEHGLDSVWIGETWGWEAFTILGELAQLTDEVTLGTGIVPVYTRSPALLGQAAATVAEATDDRFVMGLGTSGPAVIENWHGADFDRPIGRTAETISVIENVLSGETVSHDGDDFQLDGFRFRADRATGDVPIYVGAIGPSNVRMSGAVADGWMPIFVPRPRIAALYEEFVDSAASRDRDPDDLTVSVNTVAAISEDGQAARDAVRHHIAFYVGAMGEFYHRTLSDAGFEENADAIRDAWHSDGPGAAAETVSDDVIAETAIAGTPDEAHDQLQAFADSPADEIVLFFPRSADGDLMASTIEHLGAY comes from the coding sequence GTGAGGGTCGGAATCAACATCAGCGATCTCGAATACGATCGGATGCGATCGTACGCAGAGGCCGCCGAGGAACACGGGCTCGACTCCGTCTGGATCGGCGAGACGTGGGGCTGGGAGGCGTTCACGATCCTCGGTGAACTCGCACAGTTGACCGACGAGGTGACGCTCGGGACCGGGATCGTTCCCGTCTACACCCGATCGCCGGCGCTCCTCGGTCAGGCGGCCGCGACGGTCGCGGAGGCGACGGACGATCGGTTCGTCATGGGACTCGGCACGAGCGGTCCAGCCGTCATCGAGAACTGGCACGGCGCCGACTTCGATCGGCCAATCGGGCGCACAGCCGAGACGATCAGCGTGATCGAGAACGTGCTCTCGGGAGAGACCGTTTCCCACGACGGGGACGACTTCCAGCTCGACGGGTTCCGGTTCCGTGCGGACAGGGCGACCGGGGACGTCCCGATCTATGTCGGCGCGATCGGTCCGTCGAACGTGCGCATGAGCGGGGCCGTCGCGGACGGCTGGATGCCGATCTTCGTCCCCCGGCCGCGAATCGCGGCGCTCTACGAGGAGTTCGTCGACAGCGCAGCGTCGCGCGATCGCGACCCCGACGATCTCACGGTGTCCGTGAACACGGTCGCCGCGATCAGCGAGGACGGGCAGGCCGCCCGCGATGCGGTCAGACATCACATCGCGTTCTACGTCGGGGCGATGGGCGAGTTCTACCACCGGACGCTGTCGGACGCCGGCTTCGAGGAGAACGCGGATGCCATCCGGGACGCCTGGCACAGCGACGGTCCCGGGGCGGCCGCCGAAACGGTCAGCGACGACGTCATCGCGGAAACGGCGATCGCCGGCACGCCAGACGAGGCCCACGACCAGCTCCAGGCGTTCGCCGACTCGCCCGCCGACGAGATCGTTCTCTTCTTCCCGCGATCGGCCGACGGCGACCTGATGGCCTCGACGATCGAACACCTCGGCGCGTACTGA
- a CDS encoding ABC transporter permease: MSTETAGGSRATTTPSSSIDPDSIRAIAKKDFQDAVRSWLFMGLSMFFFMILVIPTAILWYTGADLAQAGATTEGLISLTHSVTRLVIPLIALVLGWKAIAGERESGSIKVLLSLPHSRKDVLLGKLIGRAGVLSVSLVTGFLLAAAIVAVLFGGFDVVDYVGLLLVSILYGVAYTSIAVAISSFARSTTVAGAFAFGVFVLFYIVWETVLGVANLLVRLDYLPGTEYTTTGLGGETVELTRPHDVFFLFNSFDPGVAYRNVLTLATSVAERNPDAIRSVEEAFGGNVPFYMQDWFSLVVLLFWIVVPIAVALYRFDKVDL; the protein is encoded by the coding sequence ATGAGCACGGAGACCGCCGGCGGGTCGCGAGCGACCACGACGCCGTCGAGTTCGATCGACCCCGACAGCATCCGCGCGATCGCGAAGAAGGACTTCCAGGACGCGGTTCGATCGTGGCTGTTCATGGGTCTGAGCATGTTCTTCTTCATGATCCTGGTGATTCCCACGGCGATCCTGTGGTACACCGGGGCCGACCTCGCCCAGGCTGGGGCGACGACGGAGGGACTCATCAGCCTTACCCACAGCGTCACGCGCCTCGTCATCCCCCTGATCGCGCTTGTCCTGGGCTGGAAGGCGATCGCGGGCGAACGCGAGTCCGGGAGCATCAAGGTCTTGCTCTCCCTGCCCCACTCCCGGAAGGACGTGTTGCTCGGCAAACTCATCGGCAGAGCGGGCGTGCTGTCCGTTTCGCTCGTCACCGGCTTCCTCCTGGCGGCGGCCATCGTCGCCGTCCTGTTCGGCGGGTTCGACGTCGTCGACTACGTCGGCTTGCTCCTGGTCTCGATCCTCTACGGCGTCGCCTACACCAGCATCGCCGTCGCCATCTCGTCGTTCGCCCGCTCGACGACCGTCGCCGGCGCGTTCGCGTTCGGCGTCTTCGTCCTCTTCTACATCGTCTGGGAGACCGTACTCGGCGTGGCCAACCTGCTGGTCCGACTCGATTACCTCCCCGGAACCGAGTACACGACCACCGGTCTCGGCGGCGAGACGGTCGAGTTGACCCGGCCACACGACGTGTTCTTCCTGTTCAACAGCTTCGATCCCGGCGTCGCCTACCGGAACGTCCTGACGCTTGCCACCTCGGTCGCCGAGCGAAACCCCGACGCCATCCGATCGGTCGAGGAGGCGTTCGGCGGTAACGTCCCCTTCTACATGCAGGACTGGTTCTCGCTCGTCGTCCTGCTGTTCTGGATCGTCGTTCCGATCGCGGTCGCGCTCTACCGGTTCGACAAGGTCGACCTCTGA
- a CDS encoding C-terminal binding protein: protein MSPQRTVRVVHLDPDGFADLSVERELFESELDAVSFETIDCSGPAISTRVEEADVLLTHYATVPAEAMNATDCSVIGRYATGVDGIDVEAATERGVAVTNVPTYCDEEVGEHIVTLALAILRGLPAYTAATREGAWDWRDATPVRTAADSTFGCFAFGRKARAAVRRADALGFDVIAHDPYLSDEEIRDGGATPVSFDDLLARSDVLSLNAPLTDETEGLFDAEVFARMREDAILINTSRGRIVDEEGLIDALETGPLYGAGLDVLASEPPRETNPLLDRDDVVVTPHAAWYSDGALDRVRRRGTLNAIAAWRSETVDGVVNPAALR from the coding sequence ATGTCTCCCCAGCGCACGGTGCGAGTCGTCCACCTCGATCCGGACGGGTTCGCGGACCTGTCGGTCGAACGCGAGTTGTTCGAGTCCGAACTCGACGCGGTCTCGTTCGAGACGATCGACTGTTCCGGGCCGGCGATTTCGACCCGGGTCGAGGAGGCCGACGTCCTCCTGACCCACTACGCGACGGTTCCGGCCGAGGCAATGAACGCGACCGACTGCTCCGTGATCGGTCGCTACGCGACCGGCGTCGACGGAATCGACGTCGAGGCGGCGACCGAGCGCGGCGTCGCCGTAACGAACGTCCCGACGTACTGCGACGAGGAGGTCGGCGAGCACATCGTTACGCTCGCGCTCGCGATCCTTCGAGGGCTCCCGGCGTACACGGCCGCGACCCGCGAGGGAGCGTGGGACTGGCGCGACGCGACGCCGGTCCGGACCGCCGCCGATTCGACGTTCGGCTGTTTCGCGTTCGGGCGAAAGGCACGCGCGGCGGTCCGCCGTGCGGACGCGCTCGGGTTCGACGTGATCGCCCACGATCCGTACCTCTCGGACGAGGAGATACGGGACGGAGGAGCCACTCCGGTTTCGTTCGACGACCTGCTCGCTCGCTCGGACGTGCTCTCGCTCAACGCACCGCTGACCGACGAAACGGAGGGACTGTTCGACGCCGAGGTCTTCGCCCGGATGCGGGAGGACGCAATCCTCATCAACACCTCCCGCGGCCGGATCGTCGACGAGGAGGGGCTGATCGACGCCCTGGAAACCGGCCCGCTGTACGGTGCGGGCCTCGACGTACTGGCCAGCGAACCGCCGCGCGAGACCAACCCGCTGCTCGATCGAGACGACGTCGTCGTCACGCCCCACGCCGCCTGGTACTCCGACGGAGCGCTCGATCGGGTTCGGCGGCGCGGGACCCTGAACGCGATCGCGGCCTGGCGAAGCGAGACCGTCGACGGCGTCGTCAATCCAGCGGCGCTCCGGTGA